GAGCGCGTGGTGCTGGGCGTCGACCCCGGCTACCGTACGGGCTGCAAGCTGGCCGTGGTGAGCCGCACGGGCGCGCTGCTGGAGACGGGCCACATCTACCTGCACCAGGAGGACCGCGCCCGCCGCGACCTGGGCGCCATCATCGCCCGGCACGGCGTGGAGCTGGTGGCCGTGGGCAACGGCACGGCGAGCCGCGAGACGGACAAGCTGGTGAAGGAGGTGCTGCGCGAGATCCCGGCGGAGAAACGGCCCGTGTCCGTGCTGGTGAACGAGGCGGGCGCGTCGGTCTACTCCGCGTCGGAGATCGCGCGCGAGGAGTTCCCGGAGCTGGACCTGACGCTGCGCTCGGCCATCTCCATCGCGCGCCGCCTGCAGGATCCGCTGGCGGAGCTGGTGAAGATCGACCCCAAGTCCATCGGCGTGGGCCAGTACCAGCACGATGTGGCGCAGACGCGCCTGAAGCGGCGGCTGGACGAGACGGTGGAGAGCTGCGTGAACCACGTGGGGGTGGAGGTCAACACGGCGTCGCCCGCGCTGCTGGCGTACGTGGCGGGCATCGGCGGCACGGTGGCGCTGCGCATCGCCCGGCACCGCGACGAGGCGGGGCCGTTCCGGTCGCGCGCGGACCTGCTGAAGGTGGCCGGCCTGGGCCCGAAGACGTTCGAGCAGGCCGCCGGCTTCCTGCGCGTCCGCGGCGGCGCGCACCCGCTGGACGCGTCGGCCGTGCACCCGGAGCGGTACACGCTCGTGAAGCGCATCGCCGAGGACCTGTCGGTGGGGCTGGACTCGCTGGTGGGCAACGAAGATGCGATCCGCCGCGTGGAGCCGCGCCGCTACGTGGACGGCGAAGTGGGCCTGCCTACGCTGGAAGACATCCTCTCCGAGCTGCGCAAGCCCGGCCGCGACCCGCGCGACGCCTTCGAGGCCCCCGCCTTCCGCGACGACGTGCAGGAGTTCACCGACCTCCGCGAGGGGATGACGCTCCAGGGCACCGTAACCAACGTGGTTGCGTTCGGCGCGTTCGTGGACGTGGGAGTGCACCAGGACGGGCTCGTCCACGTCTCCCAGCTATCCGACCGCTTCGTGCAGGACCCGAACACGCTCGTGAAGCCCGGCGACCGCGTGACCGTCCGCGTCGTCTCGGTAGACGTCCCCCGCAAGCGCATCGCCCTCACCATGAAGACCGCGGCCGGCGAATCGGGAGATGCGCGGGCGGCGGGGCAGGGCAGGCCCGCAGCGGCGGCGAGCGGACCGCAGAAAGGCTCGGGAGATGCGCGGCGGGGCGGCTCACCCGCAGGAAAGGGCAGCGCCACGTCCACGAGCAACCCGCAGAAGCCCAAAACAGCACCGGCCCCACCCGCGAAGGTGGAGCCGGGCGTCGCCGCGAACGGCATGCGCATCACGCGGCGGTGATCGGAGCGGTAACGTGTTGTGTCGATCTTGACCGCTCGCTGTAGCCTGAGATTCTCGGACGTAGCTTCTAAGGTGTGAACCCGTACGAGACCATACAGCCGAAAGTACCGGGCATGTCGTACTTGAACTGCCTGGGGAACAGCGGATTTAAATTGTTCCCGGGCCAGAGACATGCCCTCGAACCTGAATTGTCATTCGGCGCCTTCCCTATGTACCTAGGAATTGGGCGCTTAATCCTTGAGGGTACGTCCAGCATCTCATAGATCGCACCCATATGAGTAGCGCGCTCCCTTGGCCTAGGTGGTCCGTTTGCTCCGCGAACCGGAACGTGGCGGAAATACAGTTGAATTGTATCGTTTACCGATCTGGCTGTCAGACCCATTGTATCCGCGGAGTTCCCATTAAGCTTGTGGAAGACTAGATGCAACACCGAGTCAGCAACGTTGTCGACCTTCCACTCGACGATGCTAGGAAAGACCACTCGGGCATTATCCAACTGTGACTCGTAAAGCATACAGGTGGTGTCAATACCACCAGAGTTGAGTGTGATGCGGGAAACAACTTTGGGGCCAGGATTCAAGCCAAGATGATTGCTCTTTACGTTCTGTTTGGTCTGCCTCGAGAGGTTTCCTCCCTGCGGTACTGGCTTGGTCATGGAAGAGTTGGCAGAGGCGGTACCGATCTCCAGCGCCCAACCTGATATGTCATGGTAGCAGATCCCATCCTGTGGGTTTGGACAATTCGCTTCCACGATTCCTATTTCGGCCTTGTGTCGTTCTGCAATACGTGGGAATAGCAGATGAGCTGGTAGAAGGCGTTGGTGACTGGAATCAGTCGCGAGAAGAATCAATCCAGTCATCTTGATCAGCACGATAGTCGGCCCTGGACCCATCAGAGTGTCCCTTTCTCAGGAGGAGCTAGTTTCAGGCACGTTCAGCGACCTTGTTATATTTGAGCCTCTTACCCTCATTCGTCGTACCGAAACCCTGCCCAAGCAGCAGGCGCGTGTAGGGCGGAATCCGGTGCGCGGAGGAGCGCAAGTTGTGCCTTCCGGAGGGCGGAAGGCCCGTGGGCGGTGCTCTGATAGGCATGGTGGAAGCTGGTCATGAGGAGGGATGTGGAGCGGTCGTCCACGTCCCAGGTGCTGCCGATGACGCCGTGAGCGCCGGCGGCGAGGAGGGCGCCCGCGAGGCCGGTGAAGCCAGCGGCGCGGCTACGGCCGGAGCGGACGGTGCGGCACGCGGAGAGAACGACCAGGCGGACGCCGTGCAGGTCGAGCCGCGACAGCTCCGCGGCGGTGAGCTTGTCGGCGGGGTCGGTTCCCGGCTCCGGCGCGAGCAGCAGGTACGAGCGCTCGGGCCGCGCATCGTCGAACACGGCGTGGCCGGCGAAGTGGGCGATGCTGGATCGCGGTAGCTGCGACAGGACGGCCCGGCGCGTCGCGGCTGCGCCAGCGAGCACGTCCGCGTTCGCGTAGCCCGTGGAGATGGCGCGGACTTCGTCGTCGGCGTGGCTCAGCCGGTCGAGCGGGTACTGGCGAGCGTCGAAAGCGGGATCGGCGACGAAGAGGGCAGGGCGTGTGGGAGCGGGACGCGACGGGCGATTGGCCTCTGCGAGGCTGACTGCGAAGCGGAGCGGGTGGTCTTCGATGAGGTAGCGCCGGGTCCGCCGGTCGTGCAGCGCGGCGAAGGGAACGGCGGCGAGAACGCCGTCTGCGACTACGAGCATGGACGTTTCGCGGGCGCCCAGCCGTGCTTCGACCGGGCGGACGAGCAGGTCGTAGAGCTCGGACAGGGCTGGGCGGACCTCGTCCTCCGTTGCGCGGTTCTGGAGGCGGGCTTCCAGGCGGTTGATGGTGCGCGCGAGCCCCAGCGTGTCCACCGGCGTGCGGGCGACGGTCACTCGATCTCCCGACACGGTCCACGCAAGCAGGGTATCCGCCACGAGGGCGTACTCCACCGCCACCTCGCCGGGCCGGGTGCGCAGGGCGGCGTCGGTCGCGGACGGAGCCGGGCCGGCGGGGGCGAGCGAGGCGCGGGCGCGGTCCATGTGGCGCAGCGCCTCGGCGGTGCGGCCGTGGGCGAGGTCGAGCATGACGATGCGGTCGACAACGGTGCGGGCTGCATCGAACACGGCGGCGCGGTGCGGCTCGATGCGGATGGATGCGCGGCGTTGCTCCAGGACGTGGATCACGGTTTCCAGGCGGGCGGCCGCTCCGGCTTCGTCGCCGAATGCGAGCCGCGCCTCGGCAGCGCTGACGAGGAGCGGGAGCCAGCGGAACGGGAGCTGGATCCTCTCGAAGTGTGCCGCGGCCGAATCGAGCGCCAGCGCTCGCTTTCGTGCGTCCGTGCCGGGTGAGGCGATGGCGGCCGCGCCGTGCAGCTCGCCTTCGGCCCAGGCGCGCGCCTCCTTCACCCGGATCGTACCGAGCAGGCGTCGCGCGGCTTCCAGATCCTGCTTTGCGCGGGCGGTGTCGCCGAGGAATGCGAGCTGCCACGCACGCTGAAGCCGCGCTTCGGCGGCGTAGATCGCATTGCCTTCGCGGGTGGTGACGCGCACGTCCTCGTCTTCCATGGCCGCGGCGGCGCGCGGCAGGCCGTCGTCGGCGGCGACGCGGGCGGCCGAGAGCAGCAGGCTGTGCAGGCGGACGGACGAGCGGTACGGACGCAGCCGGCCCAACGCGCGGTGCACCTCGGCGTACCCGGAATCCGGCTCGCCGAGGACGAAGCGCGAGTCGGTAGCGACGGCCAGCGCCGCACCCTCGTTCTCCCGCTCGCCGGCACGTGCGAAGAGCCGGGCCGATGCGCGGGCGGTCTCCAGCGCCTGCTCGTATCGCTCGGCCTTCGCCAGCGTGTTGCCGTAGGACCAGCGTGCGCGGGCGGCCAGGGCGGGGTGCCGCACCGTGTCGGCCGCGGCTACCGCCTGCCGCAGCAGATTCAGGCCGAGCATGCGATTGCCGGTCTGGACCCGGCCGGTCGCGCCGTACATGGCTGCCCACGCGCGCAGCACGGGTGAGCCCGCGGCCGCATCGTAAGCGGCGATGAAGTGAGGCAGGCCGCCGCCGAAATCGGCGGCCGCGAGGCGGGCTCGTCCCGCGCCGTACTCGCGGTGCGCACGCGCGAGAGCTTCCGTGCGAACCCGGCTGCCGGCCGCCGCACGGATCGCGCGGACCTGGTCGGCGAGCCCGGCATCTCCTCCGCGGCGGGTAGCCAGCGCCTGCCCAAGCGTGGCGGCTCGGCCGAGCAGGGCTGCGGCTCGTGCCGTATCACCCGTTGCGACCGCTTCGCCCCAGGCGGGCAGGAGCGCGTCCATCCCCAGCTCCCGCGCGCCCTGCGGCTCCGCCAGCGCGTAGCGCGCGAGGTCATTCGGCGGCGCGTCCAGGCGTGGCGGCGGAGCCGGGCGGGGGAGGGCGTGGAGGGCCGCGATGCGCCGCCGTGCATCGCCCGCCCAGGCGGAGGACGGGTCCGCGGCCAAGTAAGTCCGCCACGCATCTCCCGCCGCCTCCTCCAGGCCGAACCGGTCCAGCGCCAGTGCCCGGTCGTAGAGCGCGGCGAGGTTCCGCGGCTCACGGTGCAGGGCGCCCTCGGCCGTCTCGTACGCTTCCAGCAGGTCGCGCGGCGCCTGGGTCCGTTCCGCGCGCACGATGAGCGCACCCGCCAGGTCGGCGAGCGCTGAAGCCGGGGACGCCTCCAGCTCGGCTGCCCGGCGCAGGGATGCGATGGCGGAGTCGAGCGCGAGCCCGCGCGGATCGTTCGCGGCGAGTCTCGCGAGCGCGCTCTGCTGGACGGACGCGGAGTCGCTGGCCCGTGCGGCGAACGCCAGCGCCAGCGTGTCATTGCGCGAGGCCGGGCGCAACGGCGGGCAGGTCGCGACGGGAATCGTGCCGAATTGCGGGATCCGTTCGGCGCAGGGGCGGAAGACGGGCGCCGCCGAAAGCCGAGCGGCTACGGCCGGCGAGGCTTCGAGCGCCGCGACGAGGTCCGCGGGCAGGGAGGCGGCGCCCGGCTCGCGGACGCACGCTGCCAACCCGGCTAAGAGGAGGACTCGCGCGGGAAAAGGAAACGGCCGGAAGGTGATTCGGCCTTCAACGTCGTTGCGGGCCATGGCCCCAGGTAGGAGAGATCGTCCTCGCGCATCGGCTCAGTGAGCCAATCTTGGAGTTCGACCGCAAGCTGCGCTGGCGAATGCCTTCTGGACAAGTGTTTTGTTTCGGGGATGGCTGTTTCGGTGCGATGGGCCAGCGGAGATGGGCCCTTGACCTCGCGATGGGAGATGCTGCTGTTGAGGCGGCAGGGCGGCGCCGTTATCTTTGGCGCGCTGCACGTGAGCCGGTAGCTCAGCTGGTAGAGCACTGGACTTTTAATCCAATGGTCGTGGGTTCGAGCCCCACCCGGCTCATTCGTCCCCAAGTCGATGCGAAAGCGCGGCTTGGGGATTTTTTCTTCGTGCACATGCGTTTGGACACGGCGGCTGATGCGGGGTTGTCCGAGACGGGGGCGCTCTCTCAATCCGTGGGCAGCGTGGACCAGCGGTAGATGCCGTCCGGAGCGCGCCAGAGGGCGACCACGTGGCGGCGGCGCGCGTCGTAGGCGAGTTGTGCGTCGCCGGGGCCGATCTCGCCGGCGCGGGCGATGACGTGCTCGGGAGATGCGCGGCCATCGATGACGGTGAACGCGGTGAGCTGGGTGCGGGGCACGCCGGGGGTGGCGTAGCGGAGCAGGAGGTGGATGCGGCCCGCGCCGTCGGGCACGGCGGAGATGCGCAGAGGCACCCCGCCGCGCGCGCTGGGAGGCGTCACGTCTGCCGGAGGGCTCCAGTGCACCCCATCTGCCGACTGGGAGGCGTAGACGGCTTCGGGGTTCACGGAGCCGTCGGTGTCCTCCAGCCAGAAGAGGTGCCGCACGCCGCGCGCGTCCACCACCAATTGAGGATAGTGCGAGTAGCGGCCCGGGCCGTAGTACGCCTCGCGCGACGGTGCCCAGCGGCCGTTCGTGTCCATCGCGCGCACGAAGACGTCGTTCACCGCCCGCGGCCGCTCGCGCGACACTCGCTCGCCGATGTACGCCACCTCCAGCGGCGCTCCCGCGGCGGAGGCGGAGAACGCCATCATGTTGCCGTCGTGGTCCAGGTAGCGCGGCGTGCCCGCGCGTTCGCCGCACAGCGAGAGGCTGCCGAAGCCGCGGCCCTGGGGCGCGTACAGCACCTGCACGTCGCCGCGTGCGTCGGTCGCGGCGGCGAGCCAGCGGACGTTCATGCCGGAGCCGCTGGGCTCGCGGTACAGCACGCGTGGCGACGACCATCGGCCGCCGTGCATCACCCGCTGCACCAGCTCCGTGGGCACGTCGCGCGCGGCGGCGGTGCCGGAGTGCGCGTACCAGAGCACGTGGACGTCTCCGTCGCCATCCACCGCGATCCGGGCGGGATCCGTTAGGCCCAGCGTCTCCACCACGGGCTGCGGCGCGGACCAAGTGGTGTCGTCCAGCCGCGCGTACTCCAGCGCGTCCGCGCGCCCGTCGCGGTCGCGGTCCAGCGCGAAGAGCGCGTGCAGCGTTCCCGCAGGGTCCACGGCCACGGACGCCAGCATCTGCCGCCCGCTCTTCCCCAGCGCACCGGAGAGCGCGAGGGCTCTGTGCGGCGCGGACCAGCCGGAGGCCACCGGCGCAACATTTCCCGTGCGCTTTGGCCTGGCGGCGGGCGTGGCGGAAGTGTCGCGCGCCTCGGCGTCGCCGCATGCGGAGCCGGATGCGAGGGCTGCGGCGAGGACGAGGCGATTCAGCAGGACGCGGCGTTCCATCGTGATCGTCTGTACCGGATTCGGGAGATCGAAGGTCTGCGGAAAGAGACCGGCGCGGCCCGGGTGGGCCGCGCCGGCGTGGGATGCGGCTCAGTAGCAGAGGCGGCCGCTGCTGTAGAACGTGTCGGAGGCCTGCGTGTTGCCGTCCACGCTGTAGCCGACCGCCGAGTAGAACGTGTGGTCGCCGTCCAGCTGCCACACCCACGTCTCGCTGGTGGGGTAGGTGGCGTAGCGGGTGATCCAGATCGAGTAGTGGTCGCCCCACGTGGTGCCGAAGCCCGACGTGCTGGCGGACTCGAACTGCTGTGGCGTGGCGTTGCAGCCCTGCGAGCCCTGGCCGCCCACGCTCTTGAAGTGGGAGGTGAGGGCCATGTTGCTGATCCCCTGGTAGTTGTCGGACCACGAGTTCATCTCCACCGACTTGGTGCTGCCCGACGTGGAGCCGCCCACGTCGTCGCCGTAGTCGTACGTGGCCATGGGACGGGCCGGGCGGATGCACTCGCCGTCCACGTAGCAGATGAAGCGCGCCTTGGGCGGGGCGGAGCGGATGGTGCGGGCGTGCTGCGGCGCCGCGCCGGTCCCGTTGGAGATGGTGACGCTGGACATGTCGTACAGCGACTGGGTGTCGCGGGGCGACACGGGAGAGGCGTCGGAGCACGCGGCCATGATGGCGGCGGCGGGGACCAGCATGGCGTAACGGACGAAGCGCATGGGGTGTCCTCTTGAGGTGAAAGCTGGGCTTGTGCGCTCCCGCGGATGCGGAAAGCGGAGAAGAGAGGTTGCCAGGGGTCGACGTCCCGGCGGTGCCGCGGCGGAAACAGACGAAGCACGCCCCGTGCCGCTCTCTCTGCGCCCTTAGTCACTGCGAAGGAAACGTGGGTTCCCATGCGGTTCTGCGCGTCGTCTCGTCGGTTGCGCTGCTCTCGTTACGAATGATGTGGGGTCTGAAGTGAAGAAATGTTTTCGCGGACAGGAAACATTTGATGCTGGTTTTCCCTTCGGTCCGCGTAGGATGCTCATCTTCCTCACCCCCCGAGCCGGCCGGCTCGGCTTCCGCCTGGCGGTGAAGGTGGACGTGGATGAAGCGGATGAGCCGGTGAGCGGGGAGGCGAGGAGCTGCGCATTTTCCGCCACCGGGCGGAGCGTCGAGCTTGCGCGTGCCGATGCGGATGAGCATGATGATGGTCTGCCCCGTCCGGCCGATTCGCCGCCTCGTTCCGCAGGAGCCTACCGATGCAGCACGCGCGCGAGCGGGTAGATGCACCCGGGGGCAGGAGTGCGCCCGTGAGGAAGGAAGCGGCGCAGGCACCGGCTGGACGGGTTTCGCCGCCGGGCGGTGCGGCAGGAGCGGGGATGCTGCATCCGCGGGAGGTGCTGGGGATGCAGCGCGCCGTGGGCAACCAGGCGGTGCAGCGGCTGCTGGCGGAGCGTTCGCGCAACGGGGAAGGGAAGGAACCGCCTCGGAGCGAATCTCCCGTGGCGGAGGTGGCCGCTACCGGCGCCTCGCCGGGCGACGTGCAGCGCAAGGTGGGATTCGAGCTGGAGATGTCGGTGCTCACCGACATCGGCGGGGCGGACCCGGGCTACGGCGTGAAGCTGCACGAGGGGCGCAACTTCGACGTGACGGTGGACCACAACACCGCCCTGAAGCCCATGACCGAGAAAGCCGCCGCGAAGCAGGACGAGAGCGGGGTGGCGGCTCCCTACACCTCCATCATCGAGCTCGTCACGAAGCCGATCGACGAGACGGCGCCGGACGGGGCGGCACGTTTCAACGAGGTCTCGCTGGCCGTCCTCCTCTTCGCGAAGAAGGTCCGCGCCGCCACGCAGGGCTTCGACCACCGGGTGCCGCTGGACGAGGTGGTGCCGACGGCCATGGAGGGCGCGCACGTGGGCTTGGACACCGCGCGCCTGGAGATCGCCAACCTCCAGGCGCTCGACGCGAACATCCAGGCCACGGTGGGCGTGGACCCGGCCCAGGCGCCGGCCCTGCTCACGTACATGGGCTCCGCCGTCAAGCCGGAAACGCCCCCACCCTTCCTCCAGGACGTCACACCGCGCATCTCGCAGGAGCAGGCGAAGGCCGCCCAGCTCTCGAGCTGGGTCGTCGGGAAGTTCAAGGAGAGGTACGACCTAGAGGACTCGGTCGAGAACCAGGGGTTCGCCAACCTAGGCGGGCTGCTTTCGTTCGTGGTGCTCTATCTTCGCGCGGCAGCCCTGTGGAGCCACTGGAGCGAGACGCTGGGCGACGTGGCGCCGATCGACGCGATGAGCAAGAAGAACTTCACGCCGCTGCTCTCCCACACCGACCTCGGCTCCCTCAAGGGCGCCACCCTGACGCCGGACGAAGAGCTCGAGCTGATGGGGAGGACCGGGTGGCTGAGCACCGCGATCCTCCTCGCCGGCCGCAGCAACCTCGGGTTCGAGGTGAACCAGAACCTGCCCATGCTGAAGTGGGGCTCGGCGGCCCGGATCGGGCCCACGCCCGGCGTCTTCGTGGGCAACGTGCTCGCCGGGCGGGCAGACGGGCTCACCGCGGCGATCCTGCCCGAGCCCAAGCGAAAGCCGGTGGAGGCCGTCGGTCCCCGCGTTCCCACCGACCCAGTCGTCGCCCCGCGCATCGAGATGGCCAACGGCCTGGGGCTGGAGGAGTGGGAGGGTGCCGAAGAGCTGGGCCTGGAGCCGGAGCCGCCGGACGACGAGCGCCGGCGAGGCGCGGTGGTGGAGTTCCGCAGCCTTGCGAACAGGCTCCCGGGGCTCCAGAGCAAGCTCGGCGCGTCGAAGTTCCCGGTGAACGCGTGGGAGGTGCTGCTGTCGGACGTCTTCTACACGGTCCGCGAGCTGAGCATGCGTGGCGGCGACTCCCCGGCGTACAAGAGGAGCCGCGCCAAACGGCCGGGCTGACGCGCTAGGCGGCGCCTCGTTCCGAGGCTTCGTTGTCCCCGTCGAACCGCACCTCGCGTGTCCGGCGGGATTTCGCCGTGTGCTGGGTCCGCTTACATGCCGGCTTCCGGAGAGCCGTTCCGCGCCACCCGTCCTACCTTCCTGCGGCGCTTCACGTTATGAAATTGCGTCTCGTCCGGAGCTTCTTCCCGGAGGGGAAATCGGGCTGTCGCCAGGTTGACAGATCAGGGCCCGGGACGCATGTTCCTGGCGTCAAACGTAAAAAGAGTCGGATTCGGTGGGTGTCTTCTCCGGCACCCGCGGCACACGCGTGGAGGCTGGATGAAGCTGGAGGGGGCACGGGCGCTGGTGACGGGCGCCGCGCGCGGGCTGGGCTATTGCTTCGCGGCGGAGCTGGTGCGGGAAGGCGCGTCGGTCGCCGCGGTGGACGTGAACGGCGCGGCGCTGGGCGAGCTGGAGCGGGAGTGCGCGGGAATGCCGGGAACGCTCGCGTGCATCGCCGGCGACGTGGCTGACGAGGCGTCGGTGCGGGGCTTCGTGCGCGAGGCGGGCGAGCGCGTGGGGCCCGTCAACGTGCTGGTGAACAACGCGGGCGTGCTGCTGGACGGCCTGCTGGTGCAGGAGGAGGGCGGCTGGGTCAAGCGCCTCCCCGAGGCGCAGTGGAAGCGCGTGCTGGACGTGAACCTCACCGGCCCGTTCCTGGTGGCGCGCGAGGTCGCGGCGGCCATGCTGGAGCGTGGCGAGGGCGGCGTGATCGTCAACCTCTCGTCGGTGTCGCGGGTGGGGAACGAGGGGCAGTCGGTGTACGCGGCGTCCAAGGCGGGGCTGGACGCGGCGACGCGTACCTGGGCGCTGGAGCTGGCGGCGCACGGCATCCGCGTGGCCGGCATCGCGCCGGGCGTGATCGACACGCCCATCCTGGAGAATGTGTCGGAGGCGGCGAAGGCCCACCTTCTGTCCCGCATCCCCCTGGGACGATACGGGACTCCCCACGAGGTCTGGCTGGCCCTGCGGTTCATCCTCGAGTGCGACTTCTTCACCGGCCGCGTGCTGGAGGTGGACGGCGGCGCGTCTGCCTGACCGCCGCGCATCGGCCGCTCCGCATCTCCCCCGCAGTCGAAGTTTCCCGATCGCATCGCATCCGAACGACACCGGACGAAACGCATCTTCCGAACGCTCCGCATCTGCCGAATCCGCGCGCATCTCGTCGGGTGATCTGGAGATGCGTGGGTCGGGAAGATGCGCGGCATCTTACGGAATCGATCCTCAGGCGCGGGGTTGGACAGGTACGTTTCACGACGGGCCTTGACGGGCGCGCCGCGGTATAGCATCCTTCGTACGAAGCTCTTCGTACTTACTCGCGAGGGATGATCCGCATGGCCGACACCGAGCTGCCCCTGCCCACCGATTCGGAGCTGGCGATCCTCAACGCGCTGTGGGAAGGCGGGCCCGCCACCGTGCGCGAGGTGTCCGACCGCCTGGAGCGCGCCCGCCCGGTCGCCTACACCACCGTGCTGAAGATGCTGCAGATCATGCACCAGAAGGGCCTGGTGCGGCGCGACGAGACGCAGCGCAACCACGTGTACGCCGCCGTCGCCCCGCGCGACCGCACGCAGGACCGGCTGATCGACCACCTGTCCGCCCGCGCGTTCGGCGGGTCTGCGGAGCGGCTGATCCTGCGCGCGCTGGACAGCACCCGCGCCACGGCCGAGGAGCGCGAGAGCATCCGCTCGATGCTGGCCGGGCTGGCGGACGACGACGCGGAGGAGACGGCATGAACGCGCTCCTCGATCCCTTCCGCGGGCCGGTGTTCCAGGCGCTCGGCTGGGCGCTGGTGCACTTCCTCTGGCAGGGCGTGATCGTGGCCGTGGTCACGCGCACCGCCCTCGGCGCGCTGCGTGGCGCATCTTCCAGCACGCGCTACCTCGTCGCCTGCGCGGGCCTGCTGCTGATGGCCGCGGCGCCCATTGCGACGACGCTCTCGGTCTATCGCGGCGGAGATGCCGACGCATCGGCCGGATTTTCGACGGATGCGCGGCCGTTCACAGTGGGTGTGGCTCCGGCGGGCGGCAGCTCGTCCGGCGTGACGCCGTCGCAGTCGGTGGATGCGGCGCCTGGAAGCGTGCCGGACGGCTTCGCGGACGGCGGGGCGCG
This portion of the Longimicrobiaceae bacterium genome encodes:
- a CDS encoding BlaI/MecI/CopY family transcriptional regulator yields the protein MADTELPLPTDSELAILNALWEGGPATVREVSDRLERARPVAYTTVLKMLQIMHQKGLVRRDETQRNHVYAAVAPRDRTQDRLIDHLSARAFGGSAERLILRALDSTRATAEERESIRSMLAGLADDDAEETA
- a CDS encoding helix-hairpin-helix domain-containing protein, encoding ERVVLGVDPGYRTGCKLAVVSRTGALLETGHIYLHQEDRARRDLGAIIARHGVELVAVGNGTASRETDKLVKEVLREIPAEKRPVSVLVNEAGASVYSASEIAREEFPELDLTLRSAISIARRLQDPLAELVKIDPKSIGVGQYQHDVAQTRLKRRLDETVESCVNHVGVEVNTASPALLAYVAGIGGTVALRIARHRDEAGPFRSRADLLKVAGLGPKTFEQAAGFLRVRGGAHPLDASAVHPERYTLVKRIAEDLSVGLDSLVGNEDAIRRVEPRRYVDGEVGLPTLEDILSELRKPGRDPRDAFEAPAFRDDVQEFTDLREGMTLQGTVTNVVAFGAFVDVGVHQDGLVHVSQLSDRFVQDPNTLVKPGDRVTVRVVSVDVPRKRIALTMKTAAGESGDARAAGQGRPAAAASGPQKGSGDARRGGSPAGKGSATSTSNPQKPKTAPAPPAKVEPGVAANGMRITRR
- a CDS encoding CHAT domain-containing protein, with the protein product MRPASRNDTLALAFAARASDSASVQQSALARLAANDPRGLALDSAIASLRRAAELEASPASALADLAGALIVRAERTQAPRDLLEAYETAEGALHREPRNLAALYDRALALDRFGLEEAAGDAWRTYLAADPSSAWAGDARRRIAALHALPRPAPPPRLDAPPNDLARYALAEPQGARELGMDALLPAWGEAVATGDTARAAALLGRAATLGQALATRRGGDAGLADQVRAIRAAAGSRVRTEALARAHREYGAGRARLAAADFGGGLPHFIAAYDAAAGSPVLRAWAAMYGATGRVQTGNRMLGLNLLRQAVAAADTVRHPALAARARWSYGNTLAKAERYEQALETARASARLFARAGERENEGAALAVATDSRFVLGEPDSGYAEVHRALGRLRPYRSSVRLHSLLLSAARVAADDGLPRAAAAMEDEDVRVTTREGNAIYAAEARLQRAWQLAFLGDTARAKQDLEAARRLLGTIRVKEARAWAEGELHGAAAIASPGTDARKRALALDSAAAHFERIQLPFRWLPLLVSAAEARLAFGDEAGAAARLETVIHVLEQRRASIRIEPHRAAVFDAARTVVDRIVMLDLAHGRTAEALRHMDRARASLAPAGPAPSATDAALRTRPGEVAVEYALVADTLLAWTVSGDRVTVARTPVDTLGLARTINRLEARLQNRATEDEVRPALSELYDLLVRPVEARLGARETSMLVVADGVLAAVPFAALHDRRTRRYLIEDHPLRFAVSLAEANRPSRPAPTRPALFVADPAFDARQYPLDRLSHADDEVRAISTGYANADVLAGAAATRRAVLSQLPRSSIAHFAGHAVFDDARPERSYLLLAPEPGTDPADKLTAAELSRLDLHGVRLVVLSACRTVRSGRSRAAGFTGLAGALLAAGAHGVIGSTWDVDDRSTSLLMTSFHHAYQSTAHGPSALRKAQLALLRAPDSALHAPAAWAGFRYDE
- a CDS encoding SDR family NAD(P)-dependent oxidoreductase gives rise to the protein MKLEGARALVTGAARGLGYCFAAELVREGASVAAVDVNGAALGELERECAGMPGTLACIAGDVADEASVRGFVREAGERVGPVNVLVNNAGVLLDGLLVQEEGGWVKRLPEAQWKRVLDVNLTGPFLVAREVAAAMLERGEGGVIVNLSSVSRVGNEGQSVYAASKAGLDAATRTWALELAAHGIRVAGIAPGVIDTPILENVSEAAKAHLLSRIPLGRYGTPHEVWLALRFILECDFFTGRVLEVDGGASA